In one Thermococcus sp. 2319x1 genomic region, the following are encoded:
- a CDS encoding sodium:solute symporter has protein sequence MVVAFILGGASWGATYGLGGIWYGFACGLGLLLLGITLAKPMRALALYTVPDVLEMRYKSKAIRLLAATLSLLALVGILGAQVWAASAVFEAIGLPGTAGAVFATLIFIAYTAFSGLWAVALTDFVQIILGSIGVLVAVVLGLSKVGGLEGLRGALSSIPNLPQASGEYFNFMSLGFSLFTLTLAATVMYTLIGQDFYQRLFASKDEKTARMGAIYSGILLMLLSFLPALAGMLALALSNDPQAIVDSPKTAVPKLVITVFGSGVGAIFVAAILAAVMSTADSLLSAATSHVVKDFYQSFIDPEAEDKKLLKLSIVTTIIIGLLALVAALAVQGIVELLIYSYDIYTSGVFVPLILGIYWKRATREGALLGMIAGSLTAVVGITGIVSFSYWEYIYVSGALVSAVVMVLVSLLTSPEPVDREFERAFELS, from the coding sequence ATGGTGGTGGCTTTCATCTTAGGAGGCGCTAGCTGGGGAGCCACCTACGGGTTAGGAGGAATTTGGTACGGTTTTGCCTGTGGTCTGGGGCTTCTTCTCTTGGGTATAACCCTTGCGAAGCCTATGCGTGCTCTGGCCTTGTACACAGTCCCAGATGTCTTGGAGATGCGCTATAAGAGTAAGGCAATAAGACTTTTGGCAGCAACGCTATCGCTTTTAGCTCTCGTAGGCATACTCGGAGCACAAGTATGGGCAGCATCGGCTGTCTTTGAAGCTATAGGATTGCCGGGAACTGCTGGAGCGGTATTTGCCACCTTAATCTTCATAGCTTACACTGCCTTCTCAGGGCTGTGGGCGGTTGCATTGACGGATTTTGTTCAAATAATACTCGGAAGCATTGGCGTTTTGGTTGCAGTGGTGCTTGGACTGAGCAAAGTGGGAGGGCTTGAAGGGCTAAGAGGGGCTCTCTCGTCAATTCCTAACCTGCCCCAAGCGAGCGGAGAGTATTTTAACTTCATGTCTCTAGGGTTCTCGCTGTTTACCCTGACATTGGCAGCGACGGTTATGTATACTCTAATAGGGCAAGACTTCTATCAGAGGCTCTTTGCATCAAAGGACGAGAAAACCGCAAGAATGGGGGCAATTTACAGTGGAATACTGCTAATGCTATTGTCATTTCTTCCAGCCCTCGCAGGGATGCTTGCACTGGCCCTTTCGAACGATCCTCAGGCGATAGTCGATTCACCAAAGACTGCAGTGCCAAAATTGGTAATTACGGTGTTTGGAAGTGGGGTGGGAGCAATATTCGTGGCCGCAATTCTTGCGGCGGTAATGAGCACTGCTGATTCTCTATTATCAGCAGCAACCTCCCACGTGGTCAAGGACTTTTACCAGAGCTTTATAGATCCGGAAGCGGAGGATAAAAAGTTGCTAAAACTTTCAATAGTGACTACGATAATCATAGGCCTTTTGGCGCTTGTGGCGGCGCTTGCGGTTCAAGGCATAGTTGAGCTCCTCATATACTCCTACGACATCTACACTTCGGGAGTCTTCGTTCCGCTGATACTTGGAATCTACTGGAAGAGGGCTACAAGGGAAGGGGCTTTACTTGGAATGATAGCGGGTTCATTAACGGCAGTTGTTGGAATAACCGGGATAGTGAGCTTCAGCTACTGGGAGTACATTTACGTCAGTGGTGCACTCGTCTCAGCAGTTGTCATGGTGCTTGTCAGCCTTTTGACTTCTCCAGAACCTGTGGACAGGGAATTTGAAAGGGCTTTTGAGCTTTCTTAA
- a CDS encoding helix-turn-helix domain-containing protein: MIIDPHVLRSLHRSELRKRILFYLNEIYPSGTYLSEIARVIRSDPSNVKGALVGMGNRYNGESSLVYLGLVEEVNQDGFRYYRLTEYGKKVVEFLKTYQTYYTRFM, encoded by the coding sequence CTGATAATCGACCCACACGTATTGCGATCGTTGCACAGAAGCGAACTGAGGAAGAGAATACTTTTTTATCTAAATGAGATTTACCCTTCCGGGACTTATCTTTCAGAGATCGCTAGAGTTATCAGATCTGATCCATCAAATGTAAAGGGTGCCCTCGTTGGTATGGGTAACAGATACAACGGAGAGAGCTCTCTCGTCTATCTTGGACTTGTTGAAGAGGTCAATCAAGATGGTTTTCGATACTACAGGTTAACCGAATATGGGAAAAAAGTTGTAGAATTTCTAAAAACCTATCAAACCTATTACACCAGATTTATGTGA
- a CDS encoding class I SAM-dependent methyltransferase, which produces MENQIKKFDFNLETLIDFFFFNVIRIGLELGVFRNIEKAKTLEELLNSIDVQNKTYLKSLLSTYYNLGIIEVNERGVSSKKFLRTFLLEYDRLKDVIPEWIPIQDKIVEMANYAFLSFENSKVMMDFDKDADFWDIRLSNPLNALYREIMAEIGKLRDGLRVLDLGCGSVSPVELGRYVGPNGEYVGVDFSPGLLSIAQQRVKDLGMDWVSLKEMDIRNVIPKRKYDVVIMSFVLEYIPEIHQTVSKALDFVDEGGKLIIVEPFRENFENIAAWEFFERLTKEFHRFPRKADVIDALEYYGKEARVKEYGKSILVLEPVY; this is translated from the coding sequence ATGGAAAATCAAATAAAAAAGTTTGACTTTAATCTGGAAACTCTAATCGACTTTTTCTTCTTTAATGTAATAAGGATAGGTCTTGAGTTGGGTGTTTTTAGGAATATTGAGAAAGCTAAAACCCTTGAGGAGCTCTTAAATTCGATAGACGTTCAAAATAAGACCTACCTAAAATCACTCCTCAGCACGTACTACAATCTCGGCATTATAGAGGTTAATGAAAGGGGAGTGAGCAGCAAAAAGTTTCTAAGAACATTTCTGCTTGAATATGATAGACTAAAGGATGTAATTCCGGAATGGATACCAATTCAAGATAAGATTGTTGAGATGGCCAACTATGCCTTCTTGTCATTTGAGAACTCCAAAGTGATGATGGACTTTGACAAAGATGCGGACTTCTGGGACATTCGACTTTCGAATCCCCTCAACGCCCTATACCGGGAGATAATGGCTGAAATAGGCAAGCTTAGGGATGGTCTCAGGGTTCTTGACTTGGGATGTGGTTCGGTCTCCCCGGTAGAGCTCGGGAGATATGTAGGTCCAAACGGGGAATACGTAGGTGTTGACTTCTCTCCGGGACTTTTAAGCATCGCCCAGCAAAGGGTTAAGGATTTGGGCATGGACTGGGTAAGTTTAAAGGAGATGGACATAAGAAACGTAATCCCAAAGAGAAAATACGATGTTGTAATAATGAGCTTTGTGCTCGAGTACATTCCAGAAATTCACCAAACCGTGTCAAAAGCCCTTGACTTTGTCGATGAGGGCGGAAAGCTAATAATAGTGGAGCCCTTCAGAGAAAACTTTGAAAACATAGCCGCCTGGGAGTTCTTTGAAAGGCTAACCAAAGAATTTCACAGGTTCCCGAGAAAAGCAGACGTAATTGATGCCCTTGAATATTACGGAAAGGAAGCGAGGGTAAAGGAATACGGGAAGTCAATTCTTGTTCTCGAGCCCGTCTATTAA
- a CDS encoding flagellin has product MKEIFGRKRGAVGIGTLIVFIAMVLVAAVAAAVLINTSGYLQQRAEATGRQTTKEVASGLKIDKVTGHVNTSYTGIDKLAIYISPNAGSEAIDLSQAKVYISDGTNAYVLSYNSSAFTDDSTFDGNVFGNATNYPTTKTFGVIVVQDADGSLTSSNPTINAGDIVILTVNANSVFGSAIPTRTEVTIEVRPEFGAPGFTKVVTPPSYGTKNIIELK; this is encoded by the coding sequence ATGAAGGAGATTTTTGGTAGGAAGAGGGGTGCCGTTGGTATTGGCACCCTGATAGTGTTCATAGCCATGGTGTTAGTAGCTGCAGTAGCTGCAGCAGTACTCATCAACACCAGCGGCTACCTCCAGCAGAGAGCAGAAGCTACAGGAAGGCAAACAACAAAAGAAGTAGCAAGCGGTCTGAAGATTGACAAAGTTACGGGACATGTGAACACATCATATACCGGAATAGACAAACTTGCTATATATATCTCACCAAACGCAGGAAGTGAAGCAATCGACCTAAGTCAAGCCAAAGTGTACATAAGTGATGGAACCAACGCCTATGTACTTAGCTATAATTCCAGCGCATTTACAGATGATAGCACTTTTGACGGAAATGTCTTTGGAAATGCAACGAATTATCCCACAACTAAAACATTTGGAGTAATAGTAGTTCAAGATGCCGATGGCTCACTCACCTCAAGCAATCCAACTATTAATGCCGGTGATATTGTAATTCTCACTGTGAATGCAAATTCCGTATTTGGCAGTGCAATCCCAACAAGAACCGAAGTCACAATCGAAGTTAGACCAGAATTTGGTGCTCCAGGATTCACTAAGGTCGTCACACCTCCAAGCTATGGAACCAAAAATATAATAGAGCTTAAGTGA
- a CDS encoding flagella accessory protein C, translating into MSFSYLKEKFKKKPEEQKEDRGEDKLELALGEEPQVPEEQKREEEERLTMVMNRLNEIENELPRIKVNIDTLKSQIQELREDIEKLDKTIKDVMMLYEVVSQEINPFRDLESENPIMKEIHELKQEIDDIRKEIAQIKADLRLLSYHGVDLDRIIYEAISEGEA; encoded by the coding sequence ATGTCGTTCAGCTATTTGAAAGAGAAGTTCAAGAAAAAGCCAGAGGAGCAGAAGGAAGATAGGGGAGAAGACAAGCTGGAGCTCGCATTGGGCGAAGAGCCTCAAGTGCCAGAGGAGCAGAAGAGAGAGGAAGAAGAAAGGCTGACCATGGTAATGAACAGGTTAAATGAAATCGAAAACGAGCTTCCGAGAATTAAGGTAAACATCGACACCCTAAAAAGCCAGATTCAGGAGCTCAGGGAAGACATAGAAAAGCTCGACAAGACAATCAAAGACGTTATGATGCTTTACGAAGTCGTCTCCCAAGAGATCAATCCTTTCAGAGACTTAGAGAGCGAGAACCCAATAATGAAAGAAATCCACGAGTTAAAGCAGGAGATCGATGACATTAGAAAGGAGATAGCCCAGATAAAGGCAGATTTAAGGCTGCTCTCCTACCACGGTGTTGACCTGGATAGGATAATCTATGAAGCAATTTCGGAGGGAGAAGCATGA
- a CDS encoding FlaD/FlaE family flagellar protein, which translates to MITENEIDAKLQQLQGKVPSVLIKDLRDKLVSKMDILTPEQVDVIIKKVLENYSSQVERLKRLDKRIEEIGKYLEEIRERLSESRSPLERQNTGIAESSISWEPQRIEFERVEPPKEEREFEEEGEREFSMTEEIQIPKEIRDVLITPTKSRARLEKLPDDALSTMIALKWLGFLIERAGMQNLENVLEFYYTIGWISEEVLEALLKYANGTRPHQREPNWKPDDKLTIQDHLISLLFIERLRGTRITPEVLNSIERELKMMTKILEHVYGV; encoded by the coding sequence ATGATCACTGAAAATGAAATAGACGCAAAGCTCCAACAACTTCAAGGGAAAGTGCCGAGTGTCCTCATCAAGGACCTAAGGGACAAGCTGGTTTCAAAGATGGACATACTAACGCCTGAACAGGTTGATGTTATAATAAAAAAGGTGCTTGAAAACTATTCAAGCCAAGTTGAGAGGCTTAAGAGATTAGACAAAAGAATAGAGGAAATAGGGAAGTATTTGGAAGAAATAAGGGAGAGATTATCAGAAAGTCGGAGCCCCCTTGAGAGGCAGAATACAGGAATCGCAGAAAGTTCAATCAGCTGGGAACCACAAAGAATTGAGTTTGAAAGGGTTGAACCCCCGAAGGAGGAGAGGGAATTTGAAGAAGAGGGTGAGAGGGAGTTTTCAATGACTGAGGAAATTCAAATCCCCAAAGAAATAAGGGATGTATTGATAACACCCACAAAAAGCAGGGCAAGATTGGAAAAACTCCCTGACGATGCACTCTCCACGATGATAGCCTTAAAGTGGCTGGGATTCCTTATAGAGAGAGCGGGAATGCAGAATCTGGAGAACGTGCTCGAGTTTTACTATACAATAGGTTGGATATCCGAAGAAGTCCTTGAGGCACTGTTAAAGTATGCAAATGGCACAAGACCCCATCAGAGAGAGCCAAACTGGAAGCCTGACGACAAGCTTACTATTCAGGATCACCTGATATCCTTGCTCTTCATCGAGAGGCTAAGGGGAACAAGAATAACTCCAGAGGTTCTAAACTCCATTGAGAGAGAACTGAAGATGATGACCAAGATACTGGAACATGTTTATGGGGTTTAG
- a CDS encoding flagellar protein G, whose product MASSVVSEIILFIVSLLVAATVAGGLYVVTQDLADGITYRGTTIAKNLRTDFTIINDPENIPVSGGAYVFYIKNTGSETFPFTSDTVVVFIDGNLIPASNLTLTPSLLAPHNVGELKVATTLSAGYHKLVVVIENGKQREFVFKIG is encoded by the coding sequence ATGGCAAGTTCAGTGGTTTCAGAGATTATACTCTTCATAGTCTCACTCCTCGTCGCCGCAACGGTGGCAGGGGGGCTTTACGTTGTTACGCAAGATCTAGCCGATGGAATAACGTATAGAGGAACCACAATAGCCAAGAATCTCAGAACAGACTTCACAATAATAAACGATCCGGAAAACATTCCGGTGTCAGGAGGGGCATATGTATTTTACATAAAAAATACGGGAAGTGAGACCTTCCCTTTCACCTCCGATACCGTTGTGGTTTTCATCGACGGAAACCTCATACCGGCTTCAAACCTCACTCTAACCCCCTCACTATTAGCCCCCCATAACGTTGGAGAGCTAAAGGTGGCAACCACATTATCAGCTGGATATCACAAGCTCGTGGTAGTAATTGAAAACGGAAAGCAGAGGGAGTTTGTATTCAAAATAGGGTGA
- a CDS encoding ATPase domain-containing protein, with the protein MAHLLKIQIPNDELHRRLGGGIPSGSIVLIEGERGTGKSIFSQRLAYGFLRNDVSVSYVSTQLTTPEFINQMESLGYSVIPFLIKRKLLFVSLYPLLSSVSKREKFLPRFLSEERLWEKDVIIIDSLAPILPPKLNEDTLRQFTEHLKKLSALNKVIILTSSPNGIEPSALSVLEEISTMLIRLQVKVFGGDLKNSATIIKYNNAMGIFQKIIPFRVEPKAGFIVEIAAVV; encoded by the coding sequence ATGGCACATTTGCTGAAAATCCAGATACCCAACGATGAGCTCCACAGGAGACTTGGGGGTGGCATCCCCTCTGGAAGCATAGTCCTGATAGAAGGTGAGAGGGGTACCGGTAAGTCTATCTTCTCTCAACGCCTTGCTTATGGGTTTTTGAGAAACGACGTTTCTGTTAGCTATGTTTCAACCCAGCTAACTACCCCCGAGTTCATAAATCAGATGGAATCACTTGGCTATAGTGTAATCCCCTTTCTGATAAAGAGAAAACTCCTCTTTGTATCCCTCTATCCTCTTCTCAGCAGCGTTTCCAAGAGAGAGAAATTCTTACCCAGATTTTTGAGTGAAGAGAGACTCTGGGAAAAGGACGTCATTATTATAGACTCACTTGCCCCTATTTTACCCCCAAAGTTAAATGAAGATACGCTCAGGCAATTCACAGAACACCTCAAAAAGCTCAGCGCTCTGAACAAGGTGATAATACTAACTTCAAGCCCCAATGGAATTGAACCTTCTGCCCTTTCCGTGCTGGAAGAAATCTCTACAATGCTGATAAGACTCCAAGTGAAAGTTTTTGGGGGGGATTTAAAGAACTCCGCTACCATAATCAAGTACAACAACGCTATGGGGATCTTCCAAAAGATAATTCCATTCAGAGTTGAACCGAAGGCAGGATTCATCGTGGAGATAGCCGCGGTGGTGTGA
- a CDS encoding type II/IV secretion system ATPase subunit, with translation MAERTSETLETAMARNPHLREYVEDFARKYGKMPEFHVQLSRDMKEIKYPNIIYPVGDPIFVHIYGDPKTEKRYIVIEPRIQNAEEKAKYELVKEKILELAPTKVVPEEREEFEIFLDELYNEALKKINGGGLFSRNSVKLTQREIEKFRYLLKRDIIGIGPLEVLIRDPYIEDIHIIGADYISLIHKIFEALPTNITFESNIALADYFKALSERIGRPVSDKNPIVDGTLPDGSRINIIYSPDVSIKGPSATIRKFSATPISVVQLVKWNTFSAEIAAYLWLALEYGMSIFVCGETASGKTTTLNSIIPFIKPQAKIFTAEDTPEVVVPHPTWQRLTTRERGPEESRVTLFDLLKAALRSRPNYIIVGEIRGAEGAIAFQAMQTGHPVMATFHAGDVKKMIQRFTGHPINVPVTFIDNLNIALFQQAVYVKGKFLRRVLSVVEIEGYYEELGGVATRSVFEWDSVSDKHIFRGMNNSYILERKIAEVAGYEDPKDIYNELFLRARIIQRMAELGITDYWDVYREIKNFYEKGIQGLSFRL, from the coding sequence ATGGCAGAAAGAACTAGTGAAACCCTCGAAACCGCAATGGCAAGGAATCCTCACTTGAGGGAATACGTCGAAGACTTCGCTAGGAAATACGGCAAGATGCCGGAGTTTCACGTTCAGCTCAGCAGGGATATGAAGGAGATAAAATACCCGAACATAATATACCCAGTTGGGGATCCAATTTTTGTCCACATCTACGGAGATCCCAAAACCGAGAAGAGATATATTGTGATAGAGCCCAGAATCCAAAATGCTGAGGAGAAGGCAAAGTATGAATTGGTAAAAGAAAAAATTCTTGAGCTGGCTCCCACCAAGGTCGTTCCCGAAGAGAGGGAAGAGTTTGAAATATTTCTCGACGAGCTATATAACGAAGCCCTAAAAAAAATCAACGGTGGAGGTTTATTCTCCAGAAACAGTGTGAAATTAACTCAAAGAGAGATAGAAAAATTTAGGTATCTGCTGAAAAGAGACATAATCGGTATTGGGCCTCTGGAGGTTTTAATCAGAGACCCATATATCGAGGATATACACATAATCGGTGCCGATTACATCTCCCTAATACACAAGATCTTCGAGGCACTGCCCACCAACATAACCTTCGAAAGCAACATAGCCCTGGCGGATTACTTTAAGGCCTTGAGTGAGAGAATCGGAAGGCCCGTAAGTGACAAGAATCCAATTGTCGATGGAACCCTTCCCGATGGCTCGAGAATAAACATCATATACAGCCCAGACGTTAGCATAAAGGGTCCCTCAGCGACGATAAGAAAATTCTCCGCAACTCCTATAAGCGTTGTCCAGCTCGTAAAATGGAACACATTCTCAGCTGAAATTGCCGCTTACCTGTGGCTTGCCTTGGAGTATGGAATGAGCATATTTGTGTGTGGTGAAACGGCAAGTGGAAAAACAACGACTTTGAACTCCATCATCCCTTTCATAAAACCTCAAGCGAAGATATTCACCGCTGAGGATACTCCGGAGGTTGTTGTGCCACATCCAACATGGCAGAGGCTAACGACAAGAGAAAGAGGGCCCGAGGAGAGCAGAGTAACGCTCTTTGACCTCCTTAAGGCTGCTTTAAGATCGAGGCCCAACTACATCATAGTTGGTGAGATAAGAGGTGCGGAAGGAGCAATAGCCTTTCAGGCAATGCAGACCGGACACCCGGTTATGGCTACGTTTCACGCGGGTGATGTTAAGAAGATGATACAGCGTTTTACCGGACACCCCATAAACGTCCCCGTAACCTTCATAGATAACCTCAACATTGCCCTTTTCCAGCAGGCAGTTTACGTAAAGGGAAAGTTCCTGAGGAGAGTCCTCAGTGTAGTGGAGATAGAGGGCTACTATGAAGAACTCGGAGGAGTTGCTACGAGGAGTGTTTTTGAATGGGATTCAGTCAGCGATAAGCACATCTTCAGAGGAATGAACAACTCCTACATTTTGGAGAGAAAAATAGCGGAAGTAGCTGGCTATGAAGACCCAAAAGACATCTACAACGAGCTGTTTTTGAGGGCAAGGATAATCCAGAGAATGGCGGAGCTGGGAATAACGGACTACTGGGATGTCTATAGGGAGATAAAGAACTTCTATGAAAAGGGCATACAAGGATTGAGCTTTAGGCTTTAG
- the flaJ gene encoding archaellar assembly protein FlaJ translates to MPKQKANIFVQADLDMKTYVRRILAPSIVASVVLFVVLSLLTTFISTSSMIRIALYAISLLPLIYAFMHPYSVASGKRVKINSKIPYFVTYFAVLSTSEVGRDELILNLAKEKVLEPISRDMEKIYYLIAKFNRGMPEAFRFLAKRTPSKVFSDFLERLAYSLDSGVELKDYLLQEQKIVMDDYQTFYEGALYDLDVFKEVYSSLIISVVFMVTFIIIGPIITGQDLVTLTIFTFILVMVVEIGVLILIKHKMPEDSIWASNAMNAERRAKVTKGALISITGTVVVALLYLFVLRVRFNIPMEIALALIMSPLAYIGYVLTKEEENILIKDENFPAFMRSLSSSLAASGASMALVLKYLSSHDFGTLTKDIKNLNKRISLKIDDTKSWKYFVSDTGSWLIDIFSDIFRKSLHLGADPDYVGRVISNNFERLLRLRRKRKQSVASFKGVIYGVTGAFAFSVAAAFQVAVYMTHLFSNIQLPGEFIQDILFIPSARGLQLTNYILISILLLHSLLSAFSIKIADGGHLGIALYYFVILTWMSAIGLYLGEFVMGKMMSFSGLILPLMGVGL, encoded by the coding sequence ATGCCAAAACAAAAGGCCAACATATTCGTGCAGGCAGATCTGGACATGAAAACTTACGTGAGAAGAATATTAGCGCCAAGCATAGTGGCCAGTGTAGTTCTTTTTGTCGTGCTCTCGCTTCTCACAACGTTTATCTCAACCTCCTCTATGATCAGAATAGCACTCTATGCAATTTCCCTGCTTCCCCTGATATATGCCTTTATGCACCCCTACTCCGTCGCAAGTGGAAAGAGGGTCAAGATAAACTCAAAAATTCCCTACTTTGTGACGTATTTTGCCGTTCTCTCAACAAGTGAAGTTGGTAGAGACGAGTTAATCTTGAATCTAGCAAAGGAAAAGGTGCTTGAGCCTATTTCCAGAGACATGGAGAAGATTTACTACCTAATAGCAAAGTTCAACAGGGGAATGCCAGAGGCTTTTAGGTTCCTTGCAAAAAGGACTCCAAGCAAAGTATTCTCGGACTTTCTTGAGAGGCTTGCATATTCCCTTGACAGCGGTGTGGAGTTAAAAGACTACCTGTTGCAAGAACAAAAAATTGTGATGGACGATTATCAGACGTTTTATGAGGGTGCTCTTTACGATCTGGATGTCTTTAAGGAAGTCTACAGCTCACTTATAATCTCCGTGGTGTTTATGGTAACTTTCATCATAATAGGACCCATAATAACCGGTCAAGACTTGGTAACACTAACGATTTTTACATTCATTCTGGTTATGGTGGTTGAGATAGGGGTTCTTATTCTAATAAAACACAAAATGCCCGAAGATAGCATATGGGCCAGCAACGCCATGAACGCAGAAAGAAGGGCTAAAGTTACCAAGGGGGCCCTAATATCAATCACCGGAACTGTAGTCGTTGCCCTTTTGTATCTTTTTGTACTGAGAGTTAGGTTCAACATCCCGATGGAGATAGCGTTGGCCTTGATTATGAGTCCCTTGGCTTATATAGGCTATGTCCTCACAAAAGAAGAGGAAAACATTCTAATAAAAGATGAAAACTTCCCAGCATTTATGAGAAGCCTCAGCTCATCTTTAGCAGCAAGTGGGGCATCCATGGCATTAGTTTTGAAATATCTCAGCTCTCATGACTTCGGAACGCTGACAAAAGACATCAAAAACCTGAATAAAAGAATATCCCTAAAAATAGACGACACAAAATCTTGGAAGTATTTTGTCTCAGATACGGGAAGCTGGCTCATAGACATCTTCTCCGATATATTTAGAAAGAGCCTCCATCTAGGAGCAGATCCAGACTACGTGGGAAGGGTAATCTCAAACAACTTTGAAAGACTCCTCAGGCTAAGAAGGAAAAGGAAGCAGAGTGTGGCAAGCTTTAAGGGTGTAATATACGGTGTTACGGGAGCCTTTGCCTTCTCAGTTGCAGCTGCATTTCAGGTTGCAGTTTATATGACCCACTTATTCTCCAACATCCAGCTTCCGGGGGAGTTCATTCAGGATATCCTTTTTATACCAAGTGCCAGGGGTCTTCAACTAACCAACTATATTCTGATCTCGATACTTCTGCTTCACTCATTGCTCTCAGCGTTTTCAATAAAAATCGCAGACGGTGGACATCTGGGCATAGCCCTTTATTACTTTGTAATACTCACATGGATGTCTGCCATAGGTCTTTATCTCGGTGAGTTTGTGATGGGGAAGATGATGAGTTTTTCAGGGTTGATACTACCTCTAATGGGGGTGGGACTGTGA
- a CDS encoding DUF257 family protein — protein MKALKFKNIWRFPKFGETVLLEYPSSTLPYRELVELITWGKENKIPVVMDDILDTLYVYKTHMKLAGIDTGILEDVRVIKTGGRLEVGNVIKRFRVSDIMSLIQEFEENYEALLSEMEHAIVPVLGIERLFLLADSKIEALALINMLTRYAGSRRRTAFYFTNVDVLRNSVPYVLPLLEELATTVLQIHRKGEEIIPEVKKSISMEVKV, from the coding sequence GTGAAAGCCTTGAAATTCAAAAACATTTGGAGATTCCCAAAATTTGGAGAAACCGTGCTTTTAGAGTATCCATCTTCGACACTTCCATACAGAGAGCTGGTTGAGCTGATAACTTGGGGCAAAGAAAACAAAATCCCAGTTGTGATGGATGATATTCTCGATACCCTCTATGTTTACAAAACCCACATGAAGCTCGCGGGGATTGATACCGGGATTTTAGAAGACGTTAGGGTAATCAAAACCGGAGGTCGGTTGGAGGTTGGAAACGTTATAAAGAGATTCCGCGTCAGCGATATAATGTCTCTAATCCAAGAATTTGAAGAAAATTATGAGGCTCTGCTTTCTGAGATGGAACATGCAATTGTCCCAGTGCTTGGAATTGAGAGACTATTTTTGCTTGCAGATTCAAAAATAGAGGCATTAGCTTTGATAAACATGTTAACCAGATATGCTGGAAGTAGAAGAAGAACCGCGTTCTACTTCACTAACGTTGATGTCCTAAGAAATAGTGTCCCTTATGTTCTTCCACTATTGGAGGAACTCGCCACAACCGTTCTGCAAATACATAGAAAAGGCGAAGAAATAATTCCCGAAGTCAAAAAATCCATATCCATGGAGGTAAAAGTCTAA
- a CDS encoding AEC family transporter — MNIYQMLALIAIGFILRRIIKSEKPFAHLNKFASRGLLTLYVFSNVASKDLAYLMEIKIVFLYVFLIVALSLGTSFLYARLFVGDKKWQGALMILSTYPNTVAVGFPIASLFLDDLTPAIIYASTNTLIVLPVVTFVAAHYSSGKASLGESILRALSFPPTSANILALTLVLLGIELPSQLLGGMNKIGWWSIPAILIYFGSRINLQKFEWRKLLEVGAFRIAIPFVFVTLTLRTGSEIFYAVLVEASMPPAIMANAILAHYRLREEEGIGVTIVLTIMALVLFFVLRIFA, encoded by the coding sequence ATGAACATTTACCAGATGCTTGCTTTAATAGCCATAGGGTTTATCCTTCGGAGGATAATAAAATCTGAGAAGCCTTTTGCTCACTTGAATAAGTTTGCATCCCGGGGACTTCTGACACTCTATGTCTTTTCAAACGTTGCCTCAAAGGATCTCGCCTATCTGATGGAAATCAAGATTGTGTTCTTGTATGTCTTCTTAATTGTTGCCCTTAGTCTCGGGACATCTTTTCTCTATGCGAGGCTTTTTGTAGGGGATAAGAAGTGGCAAGGGGCTTTGATGATACTCTCAACGTATCCAAACACAGTCGCAGTGGGATTCCCAATAGCGAGCCTGTTTTTAGATGATTTAACCCCCGCGATTATCTATGCAAGTACGAATACTTTAATAGTTCTCCCGGTAGTGACTTTCGTTGCTGCACATTATTCGAGTGGAAAAGCCTCGCTTGGGGAAAGCATCCTAAGAGCGCTTAGCTTTCCACCCACCAGTGCCAATATACTTGCCCTCACCCTCGTACTGCTTGGGATTGAGCTTCCCTCTCAACTGCTGGGTGGAATGAACAAAATCGGCTGGTGGAGCATTCCTGCAATTCTTATCTACTTTGGCTCCCGCATAAATCTCCAGAAGTTTGAATGGAGGAAGCTTCTCGAAGTAGGGGCGTTTAGAATAGCTATACCGTTTGTTTTCGTTACTTTGACTCTAAGAACTGGTTCGGAAATATTCTATGCGGTGCTGGTTGAGGCATCGATGCCTCCCGCAATAATGGCAAATGCCATTTTAGCCCACTACAGGCTCAGGGAAGAAGAAGGAATAGGGGTTACCATCGTGTTAACGATAATGGCTTTGGTTCTGTTTTTTGTGCTTAGGATTTTTGCTTAG